The SAR324 cluster bacterium genome window below encodes:
- a CDS encoding cold-shock protein: MAQGKVKWFNEHKGYGFIEQESGEDLFVHHSEVQGGSLSEGQKVEFDVGRGKKGPCAQYVRTV; encoded by the coding sequence ATGGCACAAGGTAAAGTAAAGTGGTTTAACGAACACAAAGGTTACGGATTTATTGAACAGGAATCAGGCGAAGATTTATTTGTTCATCATTCAGAAGTTCAAGGTGGTTCCTTATCAGAAGGACAGAAAGTCGAATTTGATGTTGGCCGAGGAAAAAAAGGTCCCTGCGCACAATATGTACGAACCGTGTAA
- a CDS encoding gamma-glutamylcyclotransferase, with amino-acid sequence MYPQIWNRVTRSTHKGVSAILKGYGIYRVHGEVYPGVILTQPQDQVEGILYRDVSEIELSRLDAFEGEMYERVQVMVELPPECHLQESFVYRIHPDFRNELTRDPWTSIWFEQHGLKLFEKEYQGFHKL; translated from the coding sequence ATGTACCCTCAAATCTGGAATCGCGTAACCCGATCAACACACAAGGGTGTCAGTGCCATTTTAAAAGGATATGGAATTTACCGTGTCCATGGTGAGGTGTATCCGGGAGTGATTCTTACACAACCACAAGATCAGGTAGAGGGTATTCTTTACAGGGATGTGTCAGAAATAGAGCTCTCCCGGTTGGATGCCTTTGAAGGGGAAATGTATGAGCGTGTTCAGGTGATGGTCGAATTACCTCCTGAATGCCATTTGCAGGAGAGTTTTGTCTACCGGATTCATCCGGACTTTCGCAATGAACTGACTCGTGACCCCTGGACTTCGATCTGGTTTGAACAACATGGTCTCAAACTGTTTGAAAAAGAGTATCAGGGATTCCACAAATTATAA
- a CDS encoding STAS domain-containing protein, translated as MSIYIVDESRKIGSVKSFGSLDGKSLPEFSADVKSLIQQGIVNVIMDFQELQFISSAGIGHILACREDLLEVQGKLMIVCNNARLISGFKHARLDQLLLIVPSIDEAMNNLGL; from the coding sequence ATGAGTATTTATATTGTGGATGAATCTCGAAAAATTGGTTCTGTGAAATCTTTTGGCAGTCTGGATGGAAAAAGTCTGCCTGAATTCTCTGCAGACGTAAAATCACTGATCCAGCAAGGGATTGTGAACGTCATCATGGATTTTCAGGAATTGCAATTCATCTCCAGTGCCGGCATAGGACATATTCTGGCTTGCAGGGAGGACCTTCTTGAAGTTCAGGGAAAATTGATGATCGTTTGTAATAATGCCCGGTTGATTTCAGGCTTCAAGCATGCACGTCTTGATCAGTTGCTACTCATTGTTCCCAGCATTGACGAGGCTATGAATAATCTCGGTTTATAA
- a CDS encoding YifB family Mg chelatase-like AAA ATPase, which produces MIAKTFSATVLGIDAHLIEVEVDVSFGLAQFNIVGLPDGTIKESRDRVMSAIKNSGFEFPIRKVVVNLAPAHIRKIGSGFDLPIAVALLGAMGILPAEKLAEFMVVGELSLDGRIRATRGTLPIAIAAREQGKQGLILPRENEAEAAVVPEILRYPVSNLAEVAAFLRGDAELSQNEFEPFDFKAQTLRYAEDFQEVKGQEHVKRAMEVAAAGNHNLLMLGPPGSGKTMLARRMASILPQATFEEALEITKIHSIAGTLPPETPLIATRPFRYPHHTISSAGLVGGGSIPMPGEISLSHNGVLFLDELPEFPRNILELLRQPLEDHRVVISRAALSLEFPCNFMLIAAMNPCPCGYHGYTGSKENDHHCQCSVQNIQRYRSKISGPLLDRMDLQISVPAVAYDQLADERKGVSSATIRERVIQVRHLQAKRFQDSSTRNNAGMNRNELEMFATPTASAQKLLEQALNKMGLSARAYDRILKVSRTIADLAGTDTIDTPHIAEAIQYRNLDRPVSA; this is translated from the coding sequence ATGATAGCCAAAACGTTTTCTGCTACAGTTCTTGGCATCGATGCCCATCTGATTGAAGTCGAAGTCGATGTTTCCTTTGGTTTAGCCCAGTTTAATATTGTTGGCCTTCCCGATGGCACCATCAAGGAAAGCCGTGACAGAGTCATGTCCGCCATTAAAAACAGTGGCTTTGAGTTTCCTATTCGCAAGGTTGTCGTGAATCTGGCTCCGGCACATATCCGGAAAATCGGTTCAGGATTTGATTTGCCGATTGCGGTGGCATTGCTGGGAGCAATGGGGATATTGCCAGCAGAAAAACTGGCAGAATTCATGGTGGTTGGCGAATTGTCGCTGGATGGGCGCATTCGTGCCACCAGAGGGACCTTGCCGATTGCGATTGCGGCAAGAGAGCAAGGCAAACAGGGGTTGATCCTTCCTCGTGAAAATGAAGCCGAAGCGGCTGTTGTGCCTGAAATTTTACGTTATCCTGTCAGTAATCTGGCCGAAGTTGCCGCCTTTTTGCGAGGCGACGCTGAATTGTCCCAGAATGAATTTGAGCCCTTTGATTTTAAAGCTCAAACCCTTCGATATGCGGAAGATTTTCAGGAAGTCAAAGGACAGGAGCATGTTAAACGAGCGATGGAAGTCGCCGCCGCCGGGAATCACAACCTCCTGATGTTGGGTCCCCCGGGTTCCGGGAAAACCATGTTAGCCCGCAGAATGGCAAGCATTTTACCACAGGCAACCTTTGAAGAAGCCCTGGAAATCACAAAAATTCACAGCATTGCCGGAACGTTGCCCCCAGAAACACCTTTGATCGCGACCCGTCCATTTCGCTATCCGCATCACACCATTTCCTCTGCGGGACTTGTTGGGGGTGGCAGTATTCCGATGCCCGGCGAAATTTCACTATCCCATAACGGAGTGCTGTTTCTGGATGAGCTTCCTGAATTTCCACGCAATATTCTTGAATTACTGCGTCAACCCCTTGAAGATCACCGGGTTGTCATTTCCAGAGCCGCGCTTTCGCTGGAATTCCCCTGCAACTTCATGCTGATTGCCGCAATGAATCCCTGCCCCTGTGGTTATCATGGCTACACAGGTTCGAAAGAAAATGACCATCATTGCCAGTGTTCCGTTCAGAATATCCAGCGCTATCGTTCAAAAATTTCAGGACCGCTTCTGGATCGGATGGATTTGCAGATCAGTGTTCCCGCTGTGGCGTATGATCAATTGGCTGATGAGCGCAAAGGTGTTTCGTCAGCAACGATCCGGGAACGTGTGATCCAGGTCCGGCACCTTCAGGCAAAGCGTTTTCAGGATTCTTCAACACGCAACAATGCGGGGATGAACCGTAACGAACTGGAAATGTTTGCCACTCCAACCGCATCTGCCCAAAAACTATTGGAGCAGGCATTGAATAAAATGGGACTCAGTGCCAGAGCCTATGATCGCATCCTTAAAGTTTCACGTACAATCGCTGATCTGGCGGGAACTGACACCATCGATACACCGCATATTGCGGAAGCTATTCAGTATCGCAATCTGGATCGTCCTGTCTCCGCATAA
- the tpx gene encoding thiol peroxidase produces MANIALKGNPVETIGTLPVKGSKAPDFSLVNTDLADVSLANFAGKKVILNIFPSVDTGVCAASVRRFNADISAKANTVVLCISADLPFAHKRFCGAEGLNNVISLSMMRSKNFGKDYGVLMTTGPLQGLLSRAVVVIDTTGNVVYTEQVPEITQEPNYAAALAAIA; encoded by the coding sequence ATGGCAAATATAGCATTGAAAGGAAATCCTGTTGAGACCATTGGAACACTTCCTGTAAAAGGAAGCAAAGCACCTGATTTTTCTTTGGTGAATACAGATCTTGCGGATGTGTCTTTAGCAAACTTTGCTGGAAAAAAAGTGATTCTCAATATTTTTCCAAGTGTTGACACTGGCGTTTGTGCGGCATCCGTCAGACGTTTCAATGCGGACATAAGCGCCAAAGCAAATACTGTCGTTTTGTGTATTTCGGCGGATCTGCCCTTTGCGCACAAACGCTTTTGTGGTGCGGAAGGATTGAACAATGTAATATCCCTGTCAATGATGCGTTCCAAAAATTTTGGCAAGGATTACGGTGTTTTGATGACAACTGGACCATTGCAGGGACTACTTTCCAGAGCGGTGGTCGTGATCGATACGACAGGAAATGTTGTTTATACGGAACAGGTCCCTGAAATCACACAGGAACCCAATTATGCTGCGGCTCTTGCGGCAATTGCCTGA
- a CDS encoding rhodanese-like domain-containing protein, giving the protein MNKKLGWTLGLMSVVILGIGLALFSVPPSNVQYVTSQDALALMQTNQGRNDFVLLDLRTPDEYRRGHIPGARLLDFNDAGFDDWLMDLDKNKTYLILCQSGYRSNKAASMMSSMGFTHVYNMGGGMDEWAGQRLPTVR; this is encoded by the coding sequence ATGAATAAAAAATTAGGATGGACACTGGGCTTGATGAGCGTTGTGATCCTGGGAATCGGGTTGGCGCTCTTTAGTGTTCCGCCATCGAATGTGCAATATGTGACGAGTCAGGATGCCCTGGCATTGATGCAGACGAACCAGGGACGCAATGATTTTGTGCTACTGGATTTAAGGACTCCGGACGAATATCGCCGTGGGCACATTCCCGGTGCGAGGTTGCTGGATTTTAATGATGCGGGTTTTGACGATTGGCTGATGGATTTGGACAAAAATAAAACCTATCTGATATTGTGTCAGAGTGGATATCGCAGCAACAAAGCCGCCAGCATGATGAGTTCCATGGGATTCACCCACGTTTACAATATGGGTGGCGGCATGGATGAATGGGCCGGTCAACGACTTCCCACCGTGAGATAA
- a CDS encoding STAS domain-containing protein, giving the protein MSDVTVTHDLRDGISIIKIKGPLTTETLSTINANSTEIFEDIKNNFSAPGCIIDCHEVTFIDSTGIGWLNGKHIGMKKRDKTLYIVDTSAYVDKALHAVGVLKFLNVDTLKNALRALQDKKS; this is encoded by the coding sequence ATGTCTGACGTAACAGTAACCCACGATTTGCGGGATGGAATTTCAATCATAAAAATTAAAGGACCACTTACCACAGAAACTCTCAGTACTATCAATGCCAATAGCACTGAAATTTTTGAAGATATTAAAAATAATTTTTCTGCTCCGGGATGTATTATTGATTGCCATGAGGTCACCTTCATTGATTCCACAGGAATTGGCTGGCTCAATGGAAAGCACATCGGCATGAAAAAACGCGACAAAACCCTGTATATTGTGGATACCAGTGCCTATGTTGACAAAGCGTTGCATGCGGTGGGGGTTCTCAAGTTTCTAAATGTGGATACGCTTAAAAACGCACTCCGTGCATTACAGGATAAAAAAAGTTGA
- the mfd gene encoding transcription-repair coupling factor has protein sequence MKHNTLPLLTSIAQSQQKFGLRGLRTSSKALIFSALQRLCKTPVIIVCESYEKAEALKEDLEFFMGEEGIEFLPHWDTLPYDTFSPQKDIIAKRVITLGKLLKRDVRCVLTTPNSLMQRTMPRSLFRKACFYLKQGDVYQREMLIAHLKCTGYSVVDVVEEPGEFSDHGNVLDLFPVNMNQAVRCRWNNDVLEQLSCFETSSQQSTSLELEDLEILPASELLFFPEITESIPTGLLKYRDSVDQELFQQRFELLRQNKTFPGIESLLGVFYRTFPFETPIDYFPGDARILFDEENRILDRAQFVFEEVFSEYELSRSQGNLAPIPEAMYLSHQDLNRLLHQFNGTIDGSELGVQHHTPSLIEFPFAGNTELRQTTRKQSHDQVVQMINKVRSWIDQNVPVCFTARTHTSAEHFKELLADFSIDATVCRANLLPEQMDWPKLLDNPQQPLPFAPPLILTGKLSAGFRWLDDEGHTLLAVLTEEEIFGEKVRNRRLQTQKPHLFAGSLDDLREGDHVVHWEYGIGRYEGLKKITAGGVDENFMVIVYAQSGKVYVPVSKFHLIQKYINADGSRPSLNKLGDKAWKKARSNATKAAEDIAHELIEIYATRKARQGFAFSRDDHLMQEFDLSFPFEETPDQESAIESVKQDMESTTPMDRLICGDVGFGKTEVAIRAAVKAANDGKQVAILVPTTILAQQHFSSFSKRLESMPFTVDVLSRFRSPSEQKQTLKQLSEGKVDILIGTHRLLSEDVKFKDLGLLVIDEEQRFGVKHKEKIKRFRSQIDILTLSATPIPRTLHMSMMGIRDLSVITTPPVDRLAVRTRFLKTSDHIIQDAISRELRRNGQVFIVHNRVETIYEYTTYLRSILPNVRLAVAHGQMGERQLEQVMLDFMSGQYDVLVTTTIIESGLDIPRANTILINNADHFGLAQLYQLRGRVGRSNIQAYAYLLVPTDKVLNNVAQERLKILQELNDLGAGFKVASRDLELRGAGDVLGSSQSGHITNVGLELFTQTIDQAVRKLQKRENDLSTFQEIKLDLGVDISIPRDYIRSTSQQLSLYKRLAQINVEEHLWQLQHEIEDRYGMMPETVINLFKSAHIQFWGKRFGMKSIEYKATGLRIQWAATDKLNPQELLAWMSEPGSPVRLTGENIVELRGVESDMDSILKGLQTFQRLFRQTSAVA, from the coding sequence ATGAAGCACAACACACTTCCATTGCTCACCAGCATTGCTCAAAGCCAGCAAAAATTCGGGCTCAGAGGACTCAGAACATCCTCCAAGGCCCTGATCTTTTCTGCCCTCCAGAGGCTCTGCAAAACTCCCGTAATTATCGTGTGTGAAAGTTATGAAAAAGCGGAGGCCCTCAAGGAGGATCTGGAATTTTTTATGGGAGAAGAAGGGATCGAATTTCTTCCCCACTGGGACACTCTGCCGTATGATACTTTTTCACCGCAAAAAGACATCATCGCGAAACGTGTCATTACCTTGGGAAAACTGCTGAAACGTGATGTCCGTTGTGTATTGACCACCCCCAACAGCCTGATGCAACGCACGATGCCACGGTCGTTGTTCAGAAAAGCCTGCTTCTATCTGAAACAGGGCGATGTCTACCAACGGGAAATGCTCATTGCCCATTTGAAATGCACAGGCTATTCGGTCGTGGATGTGGTGGAAGAACCAGGAGAGTTCAGTGATCATGGAAATGTGCTGGATCTCTTTCCAGTCAACATGAATCAGGCCGTGAGGTGTCGCTGGAACAATGATGTTCTGGAACAACTTAGCTGTTTTGAAACATCGTCCCAGCAATCGACCAGTCTGGAACTGGAGGATCTCGAAATTCTGCCAGCCAGTGAACTTCTGTTTTTTCCGGAAATTACAGAATCCATTCCTACCGGTTTGCTGAAATATCGGGATTCTGTCGATCAGGAACTGTTTCAGCAACGGTTTGAATTACTGCGGCAAAATAAGACCTTTCCGGGAATTGAGTCTCTCCTGGGTGTTTTTTATCGAACATTTCCCTTTGAAACTCCAATTGATTATTTTCCTGGCGATGCCCGGATCCTCTTTGATGAGGAAAACCGGATCCTGGACAGGGCACAGTTTGTATTTGAAGAGGTTTTCAGCGAGTATGAACTCAGTCGGTCACAAGGCAATCTGGCCCCCATTCCGGAAGCCATGTATCTGAGCCATCAGGATCTCAACCGGCTTCTGCATCAGTTTAACGGAACTATTGATGGCTCAGAACTGGGTGTGCAACATCACACCCCCAGCCTCATCGAATTCCCGTTTGCTGGAAACACCGAACTCAGACAGACCACCCGCAAACAATCGCATGATCAGGTGGTTCAGATGATCAACAAGGTCCGTTCATGGATTGATCAGAATGTTCCAGTGTGTTTCACAGCCCGAACACATACCAGTGCCGAACATTTTAAGGAGTTGCTGGCTGACTTCAGTATTGATGCCACCGTCTGCCGGGCCAACCTTCTGCCTGAGCAAATGGACTGGCCGAAACTGTTGGACAATCCTCAACAACCGTTGCCTTTTGCCCCGCCATTGATTCTGACGGGAAAATTGTCAGCGGGATTTCGCTGGCTTGATGATGAGGGACACACCTTGCTGGCTGTGCTGACCGAGGAAGAAATTTTTGGCGAAAAAGTACGCAACCGCCGACTTCAGACGCAGAAACCGCATTTGTTTGCGGGGTCTCTGGATGACCTCCGGGAGGGCGATCATGTGGTCCATTGGGAATATGGAATCGGGCGCTATGAAGGGTTGAAAAAAATCACAGCCGGTGGTGTTGATGAAAATTTTATGGTGATTGTGTATGCACAGTCTGGAAAAGTTTATGTTCCAGTTAGCAAATTTCACCTCATTCAGAAATATATCAATGCTGACGGTTCACGTCCCAGCCTCAATAAACTTGGCGATAAAGCGTGGAAAAAAGCCCGCAGCAATGCCACCAAAGCGGCAGAAGACATTGCCCATGAATTGATTGAAATTTATGCCACGCGTAAAGCACGGCAAGGGTTTGCTTTTTCCCGGGATGACCATCTCATGCAGGAATTTGACTTATCCTTTCCGTTCGAGGAAACCCCTGATCAGGAATCCGCCATCGAAAGTGTCAAGCAGGACATGGAATCCACCACACCGATGGACCGTCTCATTTGCGGAGATGTGGGTTTTGGCAAGACAGAAGTTGCCATTCGTGCGGCGGTCAAAGCCGCCAATGATGGCAAGCAGGTCGCGATTCTTGTTCCAACCACCATTCTGGCCCAGCAACATTTCAGTTCCTTTTCCAAACGACTGGAATCCATGCCATTTACGGTGGATGTCCTCAGCCGTTTTCGCTCTCCTTCTGAGCAGAAGCAAACCCTGAAACAATTGTCTGAAGGCAAAGTAGACATTCTGATTGGCACACATCGTCTGCTTTCGGAAGATGTCAAATTCAAGGATCTTGGACTGCTGGTGATTGACGAGGAACAACGGTTCGGTGTCAAGCATAAGGAAAAAATAAAACGTTTCAGAAGCCAGATCGACATTCTGACCTTGAGTGCCACTCCCATTCCCAGAACACTGCACATGTCCATGATGGGAATCAGGGATCTCAGCGTGATCACCACTCCGCCTGTGGATCGTTTGGCTGTCCGCACGCGATTTTTGAAAACAAGTGACCACATCATTCAGGATGCGATCAGCAGGGAACTGCGCCGAAATGGCCAGGTCTTTATTGTTCACAACCGGGTGGAAACCATTTATGAATATACCACCTATCTCAGGTCCATTTTACCCAATGTTCGACTGGCCGTGGCTCATGGCCAAATGGGAGAACGTCAGCTCGAACAGGTCATGCTGGATTTCATGAGTGGCCAATATGATGTTCTGGTTACAACCACCATCATTGAATCCGGACTGGATATTCCACGAGCCAACACCATTCTGATCAACAATGCCGATCATTTTGGACTGGCACAACTTTATCAATTGCGAGGCCGTGTTGGACGAAGCAACATTCAGGCCTATGCCTACCTGCTCGTGCCGACTGACAAGGTCCTGAACAATGTGGCACAGGAACGCCTCAAGATTCTTCAGGAACTCAATGATCTTGGCGCAGGCTTCAAGGTGGCCTCACGGGATCTTGAACTCCGGGGTGCCGGAGACGTTCTGGGTTCTTCCCAGTCTGGACATATCACCAATGTGGGCCTCGAATTGTTTACCCAAACCATTGATCAGGCAGTTCGCAAACTACAAAAGCGTGAAAATGATTTGAGTACGTTTCAGGAGATCAAACTGGATCTGGGTGTGGATATCAGTATTCCCAGAGATTATATTCGTAGCACCAGCCAGCAATTGTCGCTATATAAACGACTGGCCCAGATCAATGTTGAAGAACATCTGTGGCAACTTCAGCATGAAATTGAGGATCGCTATGGAATGATGCCTGAAACCGTCATTAATCTGTTCAAGAGCGCTCATATTCAATTCTGGGGCAAACGATTCGGAATGAAATCCATCGAATACAAAGCAACCGGACTTCGCATTCAATGGGCAGCAACAGATAAATTGAATCCACAGGAATTACTGGCATGGATGAGCGAACCCGGATCACCAGTCCGTTTGACAGGTGAAAACATCGTGGAACTTCGTGGTGTAGAATCTGATATGGACAGCATTCTCAAAGGTTTGCAAACTTTTCAACGTTTATTCCGTCAAACATCAGCGGTTGCATGA
- a CDS encoding ComF family protein has product MRSPFRVFMKNDADRTQSIIFKPLTVFSWFMRKSIVPRCRVCETAIFTSLSKISTFYLCESCLTGLPWLHPVTKCSRCGNVSACPVDTCQSCSQQPWFIDHTVNVLEYDGMIRDWIIDLKFGKQTFLAPMLGWLMARDGVDETEKIDTIIPLPLHQERLRSRCFNQAALLAHYFKKHANVPCQIKPSWLVRTRNTLPQSQLTGEERYRNVRAAFEANKDVNGNHLLIIDDVMTTGATLNMAAQALKNQGARYVSVLTLARTFEYHAHP; this is encoded by the coding sequence ATGCGTTCCCCATTCCGTGTGTTCATGAAAAATGACGCAGATCGAACTCAAAGCATCATATTCAAACCGTTGACCGTATTCTCATGGTTCATGAGGAAATCTATTGTTCCCAGATGCCGCGTTTGTGAAACAGCAATTTTTACCTCTCTCTCAAAAATTTCCACATTTTATCTATGCGAATCTTGTCTTACAGGATTGCCCTGGCTCCACCCGGTCACAAAGTGCAGTCGTTGCGGGAATGTTTCTGCTTGTCCAGTCGATACCTGCCAGTCCTGCTCCCAACAACCCTGGTTTATTGATCATACGGTCAATGTGTTGGAATATGACGGAATGATCCGTGACTGGATCATTGATCTGAAATTTGGTAAACAGACGTTCCTGGCACCGATGCTGGGCTGGTTGATGGCCCGGGACGGGGTGGATGAAACAGAGAAAATTGACACGATCATTCCGTTGCCCTTGCATCAGGAGCGGTTGAGATCACGATGTTTCAATCAGGCCGCATTGCTGGCGCACTATTTTAAAAAACATGCGAATGTGCCTTGTCAGATAAAACCCTCCTGGCTTGTCAGGACGAGGAATACTCTGCCTCAATCCCAATTAACAGGAGAGGAAAGGTATCGGAATGTGAGGGCCGCGTTTGAAGCCAACAAAGACGTGAATGGAAATCATCTGTTGATTATTGATGATGTGATGACTACCGGTGCAACCCTGAACATGGCAGCCCAGGCTCTCAAAAATCAGGGCGCACGTTATGTTTCAGTCCTCACTTTGGCCAGAACTTTTGAATATCATGCACATCCCTAG
- a CDS encoding helix-turn-helix transcriptional regulator — MINWREAANLTRKEFARKLNVSLTAVKNWETGHSTPKLTKYSEIAKVLGIDVREMGLDANLDLDKIGDRIKYARLLRGMSIEAFSYEFGFAIQTVKSWESHTADVSEASLDRISRALNIPYSFFDLTKNPYQELTKAS, encoded by the coding sequence ATGATCAATTGGCGTGAAGCGGCAAACCTGACTCGAAAAGAGTTTGCCCGCAAATTGAATGTTTCGTTGACCGCCGTAAAAAACTGGGAAACAGGACACTCCACTCCAAAACTGACCAAATACAGTGAAATCGCCAAGGTTCTTGGAATTGATGTTCGGGAAATGGGACTGGATGCCAATCTGGATCTCGACAAGATCGGAGATCGTATCAAATACGCGCGATTGCTCCGGGGAATGTCCATTGAAGCTTTTTCCTATGAATTTGGTTTTGCCATTCAGACGGTGAAAAGCTGGGAATCTCACACGGCCGATGTCTCAGAAGCCTCGCTGGACCGAATTTCCAGAGCATTGAATATTCCTTATTCTTTCTTCGATTTGACCAAAAATCCCTATCAGGAGCTCACCAAAGCTAGCTGA